In the genome of Flavivirga spongiicola, one region contains:
- a CDS encoding MarR family winged helix-turn-helix transcriptional regulator, with amino-acid sequence MEKSVFNIEFQQKSITSKIVVGLERISEVFKSLLWEHAKVIGLSPIQIQILIFIAYHKSELCNVSHLAKEFNITKPTVSDAIRMLDKKKYITKDYSLSDSRSYSILLSDLGKKMVSETENFANPIEKQLKNIETADLENVFETLSKLIHQLNNNRILTVQRTCFSCNFYDKSENRNYCNLMEKELLTPDIRLDCPEYEEKSAGNNV; translated from the coding sequence ATGGAAAAAAGTGTTTTCAATATAGAATTTCAACAGAAAAGCATCACAAGTAAAATTGTTGTTGGTTTGGAGCGTATATCAGAAGTGTTTAAAAGTTTGCTTTGGGAGCACGCAAAAGTTATTGGTTTAAGCCCTATTCAAATTCAAATACTAATTTTCATTGCTTATCATAAATCCGAACTTTGCAATGTTAGTCATTTAGCAAAGGAATTCAATATTACAAAACCAACAGTAAGTGATGCCATTCGAATGCTGGATAAAAAGAAATATATCACTAAAGATTATTCTTTATCAGATAGTCGGAGTTATTCAATTTTATTATCTGATTTAGGTAAGAAGATGGTTTCAGAAACTGAAAATTTTGCAAACCCAATCGAAAAACAACTAAAAAATATTGAAACAGCAGATTTAGAAAATGTATTTGAAACATTGAGTAAGTTAATTCATCAGTTGAATAACAATAGAATCTTAACTGTTCAGCGAACCTGTTTTAGCTGTAATTTTTATGACAAATCTGAAAACAGGAATTATTGTAACCTGATGGAAAAAGAATTATTGACTCCTGATATTCGATTGGATTGTCCTGAATATGAAGAAAAATCAGCAGGAAACAATGTATAA